The nucleotide sequence GAGCGAGTTCGTCGAAGAAAACGGCCGAATCCGCAAGGTCGAGAAGATCGAAGAATCCAAAGAGTCCTGTCCCAAGTGTGGAAACCCTCTTGTTGTTAAACGGGGTCGGTTTGGACGTTTCCTGGCCTGTTCGACCTATCCCAAGTGCGATTTCACCAAGGCAATCGGGACCGGCGTCAAATGTCCTCAGCCCGGTTGCGGAGGTGAACTTGTCGAAAAGAGAACCCGGCGCGGCAGGACCTTTTTCGCTTGCGGCAACTATCCAAAATGCACATATGCCCTCTGGAATCGGCCCATTCCAACGGTCTGTCCTGAGTGTAAGGCGCCTTTCTTGATTGAGAAGTTCGACAAGCGCTCAGGGCTGAAGGTCGTCTGCCTCAATAAAGACTGCGGGTATGAGCAGGGGGAAAAACCCTCAACGGAACCGGCCGTCAGTCACACAACGCGAACCTGATCTTCCATCGAATGATAAACCTCCACCGGAACTTCCCGGGTTCCCTTGTATTTCATCCTGGATTCTTTTACAATGGAAGCGTTTGGAGGTGATCATGGCCCAGCAGGGATTGATGATCATTGGCGGCGGCTTGGCCGGTTCGGAGGCAGCCTGGCAGGCGGCCCAGCGCGGCGTCAAGGTGCAGCTTTACGAGATGCGGCCTCACGTTCACACGCCCGCACATAAAACAGACGGTCTGGCCGAACTGGTTTGCAGCAATTCGCTGGGATCCAATGATCCATTAAACGCTTCCGGAATATTGAAGGAAGAGATGCGGTTGTTGGACTCGCTCGTCATCCGCACGGCGGATGGGGCGACCGTCCCGGCCGGCTCGGCTTTGGCGGTGGAACGCGAGGAATTCTCACGGCGGATCACCAAAGAAATCGAAAATCATCCGAACATCCAACTCGTCCGGGAAGAAATCACCGACGTTCCATCGGACCGGGTGGCCCTGATCAGCACCGGGCCGTTGACCTCCGATAAACTCGCCGAATCACTCCGGTATCTCACCCGCGCCGATCACCTCTATTTCTACGATTCGATCGCCCCGATCATCGATGGAGAGAGCATCGAGACGGACAAGGTGTTTCGAGCTTCGCGATACGACAAAGGGGGAGCCGATTATATTAACTGCCCCATGACCCGGGAGGAATATGACCGGTTCTATCAGGCGGTTCTTGCCGCCGAGAAGGTGCTCTCCAAACCCTTCGAGAAGATCCCTTATTTTGAAGGATGTGTTCCAATCGAGGTGATGGCCGAGCGCGGTCGTGAAACGTTGGTATTCGGGCCGATGAAGCCGGTGGGTCTAATCGATCCGCGCACGGGGAAAAGGCCGTATGCGGTGGTGCAGCTTCGGCAAGAGGACGTATTCGGTTCCTGTTACAACATGGTGGGTTTTCAGACCAAGCTCACTTGGCCCGAACAGCGCCGGGTATTTCGACTCATCCCAGGGCTGGCCCAGGCCGAATTTCTTCGCTATGGAAGCCTTCATCGGAACACTTTTATCAACGCACCCTTTGTGTTGAAGGAGACGTTGCAGGTCCGAAGAAAATCATCCCTCTTGCTGGCGGGGCAGCTGGTGGGGGTTGAGGGATATGTCGAGTCGGCCGCGATGGGCTTGATCGCGGGGATCAACGGGGCGCGATTAATGAAGGGGCTGGATCCGGTTTCCCCGCCTCAGACCACCGCCCACGGGAGTTTGCTGGCGTATCTCACACGGAGCAGTCCGCGGCATTTCCAGCCGATGAACATCAACTTCGGGCTTTTCCCGCATATCACTGAAACCATCCGGGACAAGCAGTTGAGGCGGAAAGCGGTCGGGCAGCGGGCGGTTGAGGATTTGAAGCAATGGTGTCGGCAAAACGATCCTTTATAGAATATCTGCAGGTCGAGCGAGGGAGTTCGGCGCATACCGTACGAAACTATTGGTCCGACCTGGAACAGTTCGAGCGGTTTTTAGTACCGTCTGCCGAAAGCGCAAGAGGTTTGCCCGGTGAGCAGCTACAAGAGTTGACGGAAGAACCAACATGGAGCGAGGTTGAGCCGCTGAAAATACGGGCTTACCTAGTCCATTTGCGGCAGACGGGTATCCAAAAATCATCCATCGCTCGCAAACTGGCGGTGATCCGCACCTTTTTCAAGTATCTCCAAAGGGAGGGTCGGTTAAAGAACAATCCCGCCCGGCTGGTGGCAACGCCGAAGCTGGAACATCGTCTTCCGGCGTTTCTTACGGTGGACGACGCCGCGACGCTGATGGAGACATTCTCCATCGATGAGGAAAGCGGCCCGCGGAACCGGGCCATGCTGGAAACCTTCTATTCAACCGGAATTCGCCTGAGCGAACTGGTTGCGCTGAACGTCAACGACCTTTCTCCGAATGAAGGGGTGATTCGAGTCCAAGGCAAGGGCCGCAAAGAGCGGATTGTTCCGATCGGTTCCAGGGCGCTCGGTGCGATCGAGGCGTACCTGGCGGTGGTTCCCTTTCGTCAATACCACGAAGAGCATCGTCCTCTTTTTCTGAATCGTTTCGGGAAGCGACTGACGACGCGAACGGTGGCCCGAATCGTGACCCGGGCGGCTTCACGGCTTTCCAAGGGTCCGCGGGTTACGCCGCACGCCCTTCGCCACACCTTTGCGACGCATCTTTTAGACGGCGGCGCGGACCTTCGAGTGATCCAGGAGTTGCTGGGACACGTACGGCTTTCCACTACGCAACGGTATACCCATGTCACGACGGACAGGCTGATCGAGGTCTACGACCGGGCGCATCCCCGGGCCAAAAAAGCAAAAGGGTAATCGACGGCGAACGCATGCTTCCCCGGATTCGAAGTACGACGATACTTTGCCTTCGTCACAAAGGCCGGGTGGCCATCGCCGCCGACGGCCAAGTGACGGTGGGCACCACCGTCATGAAGCACAACGCCCGGAAGATCCGGAAGATGTATAACGACCAGATCCTTTCCGGATTCGCCGGGGCGACGGCCGATGCCCTGACGCTGTTCGAAAAATTCGAGTCCAAGCTGGCCGAGTACCGGGGCAATCTCACACGTTCGGCGGTGGAGCTGGCCAAGGACTGGCGAACGGACCGGGTCTTGAGACGACTGGAGGCCCTCATGATCGTGGCCGACGCCGACCATTCTTTGTTGATATCGGGAACGGGCGACGTGATCGAACCGGAAGACGGAATCTTGGCCATCGGATCCGGAGGACCGTATGCCCTGGCGGCGACACGGGCCATGATCGACCGGCCGGAGTTGACGGCCAAGGAGATCGTCGAGCGCGCAATGAAAATCGCCGGCGGGATTGACATCTACACCAATCAGGAAATCGTTGTGGAGGAGTTGAAGGATTGAAATGACCGGATCGTCGGATGACCGCATGAACGCCCTGACGCCCCGCGAGATCGTGAAGGAGTTGGACCGGTACATCATCGGTCAGGGCCAAGCCAAACGAATGGTGGCGATCGCCCTCCGAAATCGATGGCGGCGGCAGCAACTTTCTCCGGAACTGCGAGAGGAGGTGCTGCCCAAAAACATCATCATGATCGGGCCGACGGGCGTCGGAAAGACCGAAGTCTCCCGCCGGCTGGCCAAACTCGTCAATGCGCCGTTCATCAAGGTGGAGGCTTCCAAGTTCACCGAAGTGGGCTATGTAGGCCGGGACGTCGAATCGATGATCCGAGACCTGACCGAACTTGGGGTCAATATGGTCAAGATGCAGCATGCAGAAAAGGTCCAGGATCGTGCGGCCAGACAGGCCGAGGAGAGACTGTTGGACATTCTCCTGCCTCCGCCCGCGCCCAAGCCCCCGCCGGGAATTTTCGACGAAGGGCGCCTTGAAACGGCCCGAACGGAACTGCCGGAATCCTACGAGCAGACCCGCGAGAAGCTGCGCCAACAGCTCCATGAAGGTAAATTGGACCACCGCCCGGTTGAAGTCGACGTCAAGGAAAAGGCGCTGCCGGTCGGGGTGATTTCCAATATCGGCATGGAGGATCTGGAGATCAATCTCCGCGAGATGTTCGGAGGGTTGTTTCCGGGGAAAAAGAAGAAAAGGCGCATGAGGGTGCCGGAAGCGCTCAAACTGTTGACCCAGGAGGAGGCCCAGAAGCTGATCGATATGGAAGAGGTTCTGCGCGAAGCGATTCAAAAGGTGGAGCAGTCCGGCATCGTGTTCATCGATGAACTGGACAAGATTGCCGGTCGTGAAAAAGGAATCGGTCCGGATATATCCCGCGAGGGCGTTCAGCGGGATCTTCTCCCGATCGTGGAAGGCTCCACCGTCAATACCAAGCATGGCATGGTTCGAACCGACCATATTCTATTCATTGCAGCCGGCGCGTTTCATGTTGCCAAGCCTTCGGATCTCATTCCCGAACTCCAGGGGCGCTTTCCCATCCGCGTCGAGTTGGAGCCCTTAACCAAAGACGATTTTATCCGCATCTTGACCGAACCGAGGAACGCGCTGATCAAGCAGTACATTGCCTTGATGGAAACAGAAGGCATGGCATTGGAGTTCAAACCGGACGCGATCGAAGAAATCGCGTCCATTGCGGTGTTGGTGAACGAGCGGACGGAGAATATCGGCGCGCGGCGCCTCTTCACGATCATGGAGAAGTTGCTGGATGACGTGGCCTTCGACGCGCCGGACCGGGCCGAAAAGAAGATGGCCATCGATGCGATCCACGTCCGCGACCGATTGAACAACATCATTAAGAGCGAGGATCTGAGCCGGTATATTTTGTGAACTCAAGCCATGACAGATATCTCGATACGCTGGACGGGGTCCGGATTCACTATGAGCTGGTTGAGCCGGCTGAAGATCGCAGACCGGTGTTTCTCTTCATCCATGGTTTGGGAAGCAACCGGACGCGGTGGAAACGTCTGTCGGAGGAGCCGTTTTTCAAATGGTTTCGCTTGATCATTCCGGATATGCGGGGGCATGGCCGCTCGATCACGAGGCGAGGGATCCATGCGGATGGGTTTGCGTCGGATCTGGAGTTGATTTTAAAAAAAGAAGCTGTTGAACGTCCGGTAGTGGTGGGACACTGCCTGGGTGCGAACATCGCGGTGAGGTTTTGGGAACGGAATCCCCAAAACGTTCGGGCGCTGGTTCTCATCGAACCCTTTGTCACGGAAGATCTTCAGCCGGCCTGGACGGTTCTGCATGCGGTTTTAAACCCGATCGTTGGGTTGATCGAGTGGATCGTGAAGGGTCTCAATCACCTTGGACTGCGGCGGGCCGGGTTCCGGCTGATCGATTATTCGATCTATGACGACTGGGTGCGACCACGGCTGACGAATCTTTTTAACATCATCCGCTGGATGGGGCCGGGGCTGGACCTTCAATGCATGCCGGTTGCCAGTTATATCGCCTCGTATCGTGTTTTGTTCCGTTATCGGCCGCCGTGGAGAACAATCCATGTCCCGGTGCTGGCCTTGATCGCGCGGGAGGGAGGGGTGATGTCGCTGGAGGCCGGCGAGAACCCCTTCAACCGGTCCGGAGTCCGAACGGTCGGGATTCAGGCAAGTCATTTTGTATTGACCGATAATCGTGAAGAGGTGGTTCGACAAATTCAGGCCTTTGTCGAAGATCTCAACAAGAGATGACCGTGGAAAAGCTGATTGAGAAAGCGAAGGTTCTTATCGAGGCGCTGCCGTATATCCGGGCCTTCTCCGGAAAAACGGTTGTGATCAAGTACGGCGGCAAGGCGATGGCCGAGGAAGCGCTCAAAAATGCCTTCGCCCAAGATGTGGTGCTGATGAAATACATCGGCCTCAACCCGGTCGTGGTTCACGGCGGGGGTCCGCAGATCAATCTCATGATGAAACGCCTGGGACTGGAACCGAAATTCGTCAAAGGGGTCCGCGTGACGGACGCCCAAACGATGGAAATCGTCGAGATGGTTTTGGGAGGGATGATCAACAAAGAGATCGTTGCCTTGATCAACCGGCATGGCGGACGGGCCGTCGGATTGACCGGCAAGGACGGCGGACTGATTCGGGCGAAGAAAGTGATAGGGACCGACGGCTTTACCGGTGGGGACGAGCCGATCGATATGGGACTGGTCGGAGAAGTGGAAGAGGTGGATCCTCAAGTCTTACGGAATCTCGACCAGGACCGATTCATCCCGGTCATTGCGCCGATCGGTGCGGATCCGGAAGGGCGAACCTACAACATCAACGCCGATTGGGTCGCAGGGGCCGTGGCGTCTTCTTTGAGAGCCGAAAAACTCCTGCTTCTGACCGATGTAAAAGGCATTCTGGATGGGCAGGGAAAACTCCTTCCGACGCTTTCGAAGAAGGACGCGGCCCGGCTGATCAAACAGGACATCATCAAAGAGGGCATGCTTCCAAAAGTGAAGGCGGCCCTCTTGGCCGTCGAAGGAGGCGTGACCAAGGCCCATATTATCGACGGCCGTGTGGCGCATGCCTTGCTCCTGGAAATCTTCACGGACAAGGGAATCGGCACCGAGATCACGTCGTAGCGGCGCACGACGATCGGTCGGGCATGAAATATACCTTAATCACATTGGTGTATTTGGCGGTCGTCGGGCTGATCGCCGTGCCGTTGCATCGCTATGGGTTCAAGCGGCCGCTGCGGACGTTTGACATGACCTTTTTCGGTGTTGCGTTCATTTTAAGCGCTTTCGGCGAGCTCGCTAATATTCAGTCGACAAACTGGCAATATACCCCAAAATTTTTCGGGATCACGAGCCACGGTATAGTGGCGAAGGGCATCCTGGCGGCTCAGCCGGTTCTTCATCTGGCGTTGGGATACGGGTTTCTGGCGCTTCGCCGGTGGGCGGTCTACCTCGGACTTTTTTATATCGCCGATGTCTTGGTGAGCTCGATTTCAAGTTTTATCCTCTATGGTTATGGACGAGTTCGGACGATCTTTGTTGTTCTGTTGGTGCCGTTTCTCATTTACCTGATCGTCCGTCAGGCCCAATTCAAGAGGTGAACCCCCATGGCGACGATTCCAAAAGTCCCGCCTCCTGAAAAGCGGAGGTACCCGCGCGCCCCGATTTCGATTCGGATCCAGTACCACCAGCCCCAGAAGGGGATCCAGGAAGGATTTACGGCGATCATGGGCGGCGGCGGTTTGTTCATCGATACCGTTTCCCCGCTTCCCATTGGAACGCCCGTCCATCTGGAGTTCGGCCTTCCGGGCCAAGTGGGTGCGGTCCGAGTGGACGGTCAGGTGGCATGGGTCCGTTCCGATTTTGATCCGAAGGGTTTTTCTCCCGGGATGGGAATTCAATTTCGAAAGATCAACGAGTCCGACCGTGAAAAAATCGTGCAATTCGTCATGCGCGTTCTGCTGGGCCAATCGGAGAGCCATCCATGAGAAGTCCCCCGACGGCCGCCTTTCTCTCGGCGATCTTCCCGGGGCTTGGGCAGTTTTACAACCGACAATGGTTCAAGGGGGTCGGTTTTTTTATCGGCTCCGGTGTGCTGTTTGAGAGGATTGGTGACGGGCTTTCAGTTGACACTCTGATGGCAGGAGATCTTTCGGGAGTTAGAAAAGACCTCGGTTTTTTATTGGTCCTGTTGGGTCTTCTGGTTTGGAGCATGGTGGATGCCTATCGCTCGGCCAACAAGTCTCCGAAGACCCCGTGACCCCGAGAGGATCATCCGGGACCGAATAGCCCAAATTACCGAGACGGGATTGACGCAACATCTCCAACGAATCGTTGGAGTCCGGCATCATCAATCGGCGCCTGAGGCATTGGAGGCGGCCGGCGATTATATCGCGGAACGATTTCAAGACGCCGGGCTTACGATTCATCCCCACGTGTTCGAAGCCTTCGGCCATCGGAACCGGAATATCATCGCCTCGACAGGCGGCCCAAGCGGGAATTTCGCCGACCGCCCCCTCTTGATTCTGGCGGCCCACTATGATACCGTCAGTCAAAGTCCCGGGGCGGATGATAATGCCAGCGGCGTGGTCGTGATGCTTGAAGCGGCCCGGTGGTTGTCCGGTTTGGATGGACGGAGTTGGTTGGCCTTTATCGGATTCGCCCAAGAAGAGCAGCACTGTCTGGGAAGCACGCTTTACGCCATCAAAGCCCGACGGTCCGGTCTCAACATTCAGGGAATGTTCTCCTTGGAATGCGTCGGCTACGCCAGCCATAAACCCGGTTCTCAGCAACGCCTGAGAGAGCTTCCTATTGCGATTCCGGATGTGGGAAATTTTTTGGGCGTTGTGAGCAATTCGGAAGCCGCGGCGTTGAAGCAGCGGTTTGAAAAAGTGATCCATCGCTATGTTCCGGATCTGCCCGTGGTGGGTCTTGTGGTTCCGGATGCCGGGCAAGGGTTTCCGGACACCCGCCGAAGTGATCACGCCCCTTTCTGGGATGCCGGTTATCCGGCCATGATGCTCACGGACACGGCGAACTTTCGAAATCCCTGGTACCATCAGGCCGGTGATCGGTTGGAAACCCTGAATCTTCTCTATATGGTCAAGGTGACGAAAGCCGTCGTCGCTTTTCTGGCTGAATTGGCTTTAATGGAGGAATAATAATGATGCAGACACGGTTTAAATCGCACGGCTTGTTACATTCTTTCCTTCCGCACGCAAAGATCGGTTTGAAGGCGACTGCGATTCTTCGATTGTTGGTGACGGGTGTTCTTTTTTTCAGTGTTACCGCAGTTGCCCTGGCGGATCGGGTGGACGATTTGTTGAAGATGTTGCAATCCAAAACCCCGATGGACCGTCGGGAAGCCGCGCATGAGCTGGGGAGGGCCAAGGATTCTCGGGCTGTGTCGCCGCTGATCGCGGCGCTCAAAGATGAGGAGCCCATGGTCAGACTGGATGTCTCCGGCGCTTTGATCGAAATCGGAGAGCCGGTGGTCGATCCGCTCATCCAAGCCATGAAGCTCGACAACGATTCCATTTTTTTATGGAATGCGATCCGGGTCTTAGAGGAGGTTGGGGATCCCAAGGCGATCGAACCGCTAAAAGAGATTGAGCAGAAGCATCCGGATCCGTCAATCCAACAGATCTCGAAGTATGCTTTGGAAAAGCTTCAGCGAACCCAAAAACCTTGACCCACGCTTCGCCGGAGTGGCGGAATGGCAGACGCAGCGGACTCAAAATCCGCCGAGGGCAACCTCATGAGAGTTCAACCCTCTCCTCCGGCACCAAGTATATTTTGGGCTTGGGCGGACGAGACCAAATGAGAGTCTCTGACGCCTCCAGGCCTAGCGCCCTAGGCGGCGCGGCCGCGAACCGGCTCGTTTTGCGGAATTCCACGACGGACACCCTGCGGTACTCTTCGTGAACGCGTTCCTGCAAAGCGATCCTTCCCTAACCGCGAAAGACCGGCTGATTTTTGCTCTCGACTATGGGAGCCTTGAAGAAGCCAAAAAGGCCGTGGTTACGTTAAAGGGGCATGTCGGGTTGTTTAAGGTAGGTCTGGAGCTTTTCGTAAGTTCTGGACCTGGGATATTCAAAGTTATTGAAGAGAGCGGTGATTGTGGCGTCTTCCTTGATCTGAAGTTTCACGATATTCCAGAAACGGTTCAGGCCGCCGTGAAGGCCGCCGCGGTTCTTCGTCCGCGATTTGTCACGGTTCATGCCTCGGAGGGAAAGCGGTTGCTCAAAGCGGTTGTCGATGAAATCCACAACGATACAAAAGTACTGGCTGTGACGGTCTTGACCAGTTTTAGTCAAGAAGATATGCGGGAAGCCGGGATGGAGAAGGAGATCGATGTCCGCGAACTGGTCCTGCGAAGGACCCAATGGGCGCGCGAGGCGGGCTGCGCGGGTGTGGTCTGTTCCGGATCGGAAGTGCAAGAGATAAAAAAGCGGGTCGGTAAGGAGATGATCACCGTGGTACCCGGTGTTCGTCCGGCATGGGCCATGGTTTCCAATGACGATCAAGTTCGGGTTACGACACCGCGACAAGCCATACTGAATGGCGCAGACTATGTTGTGGTCGGTCGTCCGATCCGAAGGGCAAAAGACCCCGTACAAGCAGCCAATAAAATTGCTGAAGAAATCAAGACTGCCCTTCTCGATCTTACGATCCATTCCTAGAGTCCGTGTTGAGAATCTTATTTGAGAGTCGAGATCGCGCGACGCCTTGACTTCTCACGGAAAAACATTATAATAATATGAAGTTAAGCGGGTGAACGCCATGACTGAGAGTACAGAGACCGTAACAGATGCCGAATTGGACCTTCGTGGAATACTGT is from Nitrospiria bacterium and encodes:
- a CDS encoding TIGR02266 family protein, producing MATIPKVPPPEKRRYPRAPISIRIQYHQPQKGIQEGFTAIMGGGGLFIDTVSPLPIGTPVHLEFGLPGQVGAVRVDGQVAWVRSDFDPKGFSPGMGIQFRKINESDREKIVQFVMRVLLGQSESHP
- the xerC gene encoding tyrosine recombinase XerC, translating into MVSAKRSFIEYLQVERGSSAHTVRNYWSDLEQFERFLVPSAESARGLPGEQLQELTEEPTWSEVEPLKIRAYLVHLRQTGIQKSSIARKLAVIRTFFKYLQREGRLKNNPARLVATPKLEHRLPAFLTVDDAATLMETFSIDEESGPRNRAMLETFYSTGIRLSELVALNVNDLSPNEGVIRVQGKGRKERIVPIGSRALGAIEAYLAVVPFRQYHEEHRPLFLNRFGKRLTTRTVARIVTRAASRLSKGPRVTPHALRHTFATHLLDGGADLRVIQELLGHVRLSTTQRYTHVTTDRLIEVYDRAHPRAKKAKG
- the argB gene encoding acetylglutamate kinase, whose amino-acid sequence is MEKLIEKAKVLIEALPYIRAFSGKTVVIKYGGKAMAEEALKNAFAQDVVLMKYIGLNPVVVHGGGPQINLMMKRLGLEPKFVKGVRVTDAQTMEIVEMVLGGMINKEIVALINRHGGRAVGLTGKDGGLIRAKKVIGTDGFTGGDEPIDMGLVGEVEEVDPQVLRNLDQDRFIPVIAPIGADPEGRTYNINADWVAGAVASSLRAEKLLLLTDVKGILDGQGKLLPTLSKKDAARLIKQDIIKEGMLPKVKAALLAVEGGVTKAHIIDGRVAHALLLEIFTDKGIGTEITS
- the hslV gene encoding ATP-dependent protease subunit HslV; its protein translation is MLPRIRSTTILCLRHKGRVAIAADGQVTVGTTVMKHNARKIRKMYNDQILSGFAGATADALTLFEKFESKLAEYRGNLTRSAVELAKDWRTDRVLRRLEALMIVADADHSLLISGTGDVIEPEDGILAIGSGGPYALAATRAMIDRPELTAKEIVERAMKIAGGIDIYTNQEIVVEELKD
- the trmFO gene encoding methylenetetrahydrofolate--tRNA-(uracil(54)-C(5))-methyltransferase (FADH(2)-oxidizing) TrmFO, which produces MAQQGLMIIGGGLAGSEAAWQAAQRGVKVQLYEMRPHVHTPAHKTDGLAELVCSNSLGSNDPLNASGILKEEMRLLDSLVIRTADGATVPAGSALAVEREEFSRRITKEIENHPNIQLVREEITDVPSDRVALISTGPLTSDKLAESLRYLTRADHLYFYDSIAPIIDGESIETDKVFRASRYDKGGADYINCPMTREEYDRFYQAVLAAEKVLSKPFEKIPYFEGCVPIEVMAERGRETLVFGPMKPVGLIDPRTGKRPYAVVQLRQEDVFGSCYNMVGFQTKLTWPEQRRVFRLIPGLAQAEFLRYGSLHRNTFINAPFVLKETLQVRRKSSLLLAGQLVGVEGYVESAAMGLIAGINGARLMKGLDPVSPPQTTAHGSLLAYLTRSSPRHFQPMNINFGLFPHITETIRDKQLRRKAVGQRAVEDLKQWCRQNDPL
- a CDS encoding DUF5683 domain-containing protein, yielding MRSPPTAAFLSAIFPGLGQFYNRQWFKGVGFFIGSGVLFERIGDGLSVDTLMAGDLSGVRKDLGFLLVLLGLLVWSMVDAYRSANKSPKTP
- a CDS encoding alpha/beta hydrolase yields the protein MNSSHDRYLDTLDGVRIHYELVEPAEDRRPVFLFIHGLGSNRTRWKRLSEEPFFKWFRLIIPDMRGHGRSITRRGIHADGFASDLELILKKEAVERPVVVGHCLGANIAVRFWERNPQNVRALVLIEPFVTEDLQPAWTVLHAVLNPIVGLIEWIVKGLNHLGLRRAGFRLIDYSIYDDWVRPRLTNLFNIIRWMGPGLDLQCMPVASYIASYRVLFRYRPPWRTIHVPVLALIAREGGVMSLEAGENPFNRSGVRTVGIQASHFVLTDNREEVVRQIQAFVEDLNKR
- the pyrF gene encoding orotidine-5'-phosphate decarboxylase, yielding MNAFLQSDPSLTAKDRLIFALDYGSLEEAKKAVVTLKGHVGLFKVGLELFVSSGPGIFKVIEESGDCGVFLDLKFHDIPETVQAAVKAAAVLRPRFVTVHASEGKRLLKAVVDEIHNDTKVLAVTVLTSFSQEDMREAGMEKEIDVRELVLRRTQWAREAGCAGVVCSGSEVQEIKKRVGKEMITVVPGVRPAWAMVSNDDQVRVTTPRQAILNGADYVVVGRPIRRAKDPVQAANKIAEEIKTALLDLTIHS
- a CDS encoding HEAT repeat domain-containing protein; protein product: MMQTRFKSHGLLHSFLPHAKIGLKATAILRLLVTGVLFFSVTAVALADRVDDLLKMLQSKTPMDRREAAHELGRAKDSRAVSPLIAALKDEEPMVRLDVSGALIEIGEPVVDPLIQAMKLDNDSIFLWNAIRVLEEVGDPKAIEPLKEIEQKHPDPSIQQISKYALEKLQRTQKP
- the hslU gene encoding ATP-dependent protease ATPase subunit HslU, with product MNALTPREIVKELDRYIIGQGQAKRMVAIALRNRWRRQQLSPELREEVLPKNIIMIGPTGVGKTEVSRRLAKLVNAPFIKVEASKFTEVGYVGRDVESMIRDLTELGVNMVKMQHAEKVQDRAARQAEERLLDILLPPPAPKPPPGIFDEGRLETARTELPESYEQTREKLRQQLHEGKLDHRPVEVDVKEKALPVGVISNIGMEDLEINLREMFGGLFPGKKKKRRMRVPEALKLLTQEEAQKLIDMEEVLREAIQKVEQSGIVFIDELDKIAGREKGIGPDISREGVQRDLLPIVEGSTVNTKHGMVRTDHILFIAAGAFHVAKPSDLIPELQGRFPIRVELEPLTKDDFIRILTEPRNALIKQYIALMETEGMALEFKPDAIEEIASIAVLVNERTENIGARRLFTIMEKLLDDVAFDAPDRAEKKMAIDAIHVRDRLNNIIKSEDLSRYIL
- a CDS encoding M28 family peptidase — protein: MTQHLQRIVGVRHHQSAPEALEAAGDYIAERFQDAGLTIHPHVFEAFGHRNRNIIASTGGPSGNFADRPLLILAAHYDTVSQSPGADDNASGVVVMLEAARWLSGLDGRSWLAFIGFAQEEQHCLGSTLYAIKARRSGLNIQGMFSLECVGYASHKPGSQQRLRELPIAIPDVGNFLGVVSNSEAAALKQRFEKVIHRYVPDLPVVGLVVPDAGQGFPDTRRSDHAPFWDAGYPAMMLTDTANFRNPWYHQAGDRLETLNLLYMVKVTKAVVAFLAELALMEE